The Saccharopolyspora gloriosae genome has a segment encoding these proteins:
- a CDS encoding helix-turn-helix transcriptional regulator, producing MSRYQEHPVPGALHRAVSCGWTQEVPSDGHLQRVLPDGCLDLIWRDGVLEMAGPDTGPRLVPLAAGGIAGLRMRPGGARLLLGEVPAADLRDQQVELSDLWGPQARPVLERLAETSRATEASELLVDLARTRLPEYRHDGAVAEAVRLLGFPRPPSVAELSERLGLSVRQLRRRFTSAVGYGPSTLVSVLRFQRARSLDAAHLTELAATAGYADQAHLSRQVRRLSGLTAAELLSGRTRAR from the coding sequence GTGTCCCGATACCAGGAGCACCCGGTTCCCGGCGCGCTGCACCGCGCGGTCAGCTGCGGATGGACGCAGGAAGTTCCGTCCGACGGCCACCTGCAACGCGTCCTGCCCGACGGCTGCCTCGACCTGATCTGGCGCGACGGCGTGCTGGAAATGGCCGGTCCCGACACCGGACCACGACTCGTACCGCTGGCCGCGGGCGGCATCGCCGGGCTCCGGATGCGCCCCGGCGGCGCCCGGCTGCTGCTCGGCGAGGTGCCCGCCGCCGACCTCCGCGACCAGCAGGTCGAGCTGAGCGACCTGTGGGGACCACAAGCCCGGCCGGTGCTGGAACGACTCGCGGAAACCTCGCGGGCGACCGAAGCCTCGGAACTGCTGGTGGACCTCGCCCGAACTCGGCTGCCCGAATACCGGCACGACGGGGCCGTCGCGGAGGCGGTGCGGCTGCTCGGCTTTCCCCGGCCACCGAGCGTGGCGGAGTTGTCCGAGCGGCTCGGCCTCTCGGTCCGGCAGCTGCGACGGCGGTTCACCTCGGCCGTCGGCTACGGACCGAGCACCCTGGTGAGCGTGCTGCGGTTCCAGCGCGCCCGGTCCCTCGACGCCGCCCACCTCACCGAACTCGCCGCCACCGCCGGGTACGCCGACCAAGCCCATCTGAGCAGGCAGGTGCGGCGGCTGTCGGGGCTCACCGCCGCCGAACTGCTCAGCGGCCGTACGCGCGCAAGGTGA
- a CDS encoding bifunctional type I 3-dehydroquinate dehydratase/shikimate dehydrogenase has translation MRSGRPGTEHGSAAVNAVLTDPRSCSGPERDSARNRAELLEVRADLLGEVDPDRLRRHAGQRLVYCLRSRDQGGRFEGSPEARRARLLAAAEHYDVVDLEADRDLVPDLLAEIPAHRRRISWHGTAAGHDALHERFDRMAAVGAELYLLTTAAFRAEQALAPLRFLHDMGRSDVTAFGTGAAGVWSRVLAPWLGAPVVFGRADGDDPEVPSVDQLVTDYGFPQLRPLSTVYGIVGRSVLASASPRVHNAGYRALGIPALYLPFQVGNFDTFWDDVAGTGLAALGLPLQAATVVAPHKEAALATADTAGPAACGSGAANSLVRRGNRWHADTSNSPAISRALARAGAPVSGRKAAVIGCGGAGRAAVLALAGSGADPVLVNRDHRRGRAVAEMLGVGFTPLDEFRADGYSLLVHATPVRDRVPFRAAELRDDAAVVDMVYGPAETAFAREARERGLTVIDGWDVLLADAGCQFQFMTDRHIPTEQTRALLQAGRTTAGTRTR, from the coding sequence ATGCGCAGTGGTCGTCCAGGAACGGAGCACGGCAGCGCCGCCGTCAACGCGGTGCTCACCGATCCACGGTCCTGCAGTGGTCCCGAACGTGATTCAGCACGAAACCGGGCAGAACTGCTCGAGGTTCGGGCCGATCTCCTCGGCGAGGTGGATCCGGACCGGTTGCGGCGCCATGCCGGCCAGCGTCTCGTCTACTGTCTGCGCAGCCGTGACCAGGGTGGCCGCTTCGAAGGTTCGCCGGAGGCGCGGCGTGCCCGGTTGCTCGCTGCGGCCGAGCACTACGACGTGGTCGACCTGGAAGCCGACCGCGACCTGGTCCCCGACCTGCTCGCCGAAATCCCGGCGCACCGGCGTCGCATCTCCTGGCACGGAACCGCCGCCGGGCACGACGCGCTCCACGAGCGCTTCGACCGCATGGCCGCCGTGGGAGCCGAGCTCTACCTGCTCACGACGGCCGCATTCCGGGCCGAGCAGGCGCTGGCGCCGCTGCGGTTCCTGCACGACATGGGGCGGTCGGACGTCACCGCGTTCGGCACCGGTGCCGCCGGGGTCTGGAGCCGCGTGCTGGCACCGTGGCTCGGCGCTCCCGTCGTGTTCGGCAGGGCCGATGGCGACGACCCCGAGGTGCCCAGCGTCGACCAGCTGGTGACCGATTACGGCTTCCCCCAGCTGCGGCCGTTGAGCACCGTGTACGGCATCGTCGGCCGCTCGGTCCTGGCCTCGGCGTCGCCGCGCGTGCACAACGCCGGCTACCGGGCGCTCGGCATCCCCGCACTGTACCTGCCGTTCCAGGTCGGGAACTTCGATACCTTCTGGGACGACGTCGCCGGGACCGGGCTCGCCGCGCTCGGCCTCCCACTGCAGGCGGCCACCGTGGTGGCTCCGCACAAGGAGGCGGCGCTGGCCACCGCCGACACGGCCGGCCCGGCGGCGTGCGGCTCCGGTGCGGCGAACTCGCTGGTGCGACGGGGGAACCGCTGGCACGCCGACACGTCCAACAGCCCCGCGATCAGCAGGGCGCTGGCCCGCGCAGGCGCACCCGTGTCCGGCCGCAAGGCCGCAGTGATCGGCTGTGGCGGTGCCGGGCGTGCCGCCGTCCTCGCGCTCGCCGGCTCCGGCGCCGATCCCGTGCTGGTCAACCGCGACCACCGGCGCGGCCGGGCGGTCGCCGAGATGCTCGGTGTCGGGTTCACACCCCTGGACGAGTTCCGCGCGGACGGATACTCGCTCCTCGTGCACGCGACGCCGGTGCGCGACCGGGTGCCGTTCCGGGCGGCCGAGCTGCGCGACGACGCGGCCGTCGTGGACATGGTCTACGGCCCGGCCGAGACCGCGTTCGCCAGGGAGGCGCGCGAGCGCGGACTCACCGTCATCGACGGGTGGGACGTGCTGCTCGCCGACGCCGGGTGCCAGTTCCAGTTCATGACCGACCGGCACATCCCCACCGAGCAGACCCGCGCGCTGCTCCAGGCCGGGCGCACGACCGCGGGCACCCGAACCCGCTAG
- a CDS encoding MFS transporter, giving the protein MSLTFGRPDPTAVGGEPGNSTRSYHGRVIGSASVAMAMTAPGQTAAISVFVDPLITSLQVSRSSVAMAHAIGSLAGVLVMPLLGRMLDRLGPRRAMAVIGCCFGGVLLAAGTVTEVVGLTTAFVGIRIGGQGALSLAATTAVAVYVHRRTGLVMGVVTAIGTSAISLAPLALEHLIRDLGWRAVWQWEGCAVLALTLPAALLVLPRRVRTDAGTAAGVGSTGASRGRPPGTPVRTGAPVPDRTLRNAGRTSVFWIVIGGAAVCSLITTALTFHQVSLLGERGLDVAEAAANFVPQLLAGLLASFLVGWSADYIGDRALVVAVMVLLALTTIGAGWVRPGWSALVYGLALGACVGGIRTFKAVAFRGCVGPGRLGVLRGAVHAAVIGASAIGPLVLAVGRGWSSSYHGTLVALSLLPALVVLAVCLSRPGHRR; this is encoded by the coding sequence GTGTCGTTAACCTTCGGTCGGCCCGATCCGACAGCAGTGGGCGGTGAACCCGGGAACTCCACCCGGAGCTACCACGGACGGGTCATCGGCTCGGCGTCAGTGGCCATGGCCATGACCGCGCCGGGGCAGACGGCGGCCATCTCGGTGTTCGTCGACCCGCTGATCACCTCCCTGCAGGTGTCCCGGTCGTCCGTGGCCATGGCCCACGCGATCGGTTCCCTGGCAGGTGTGCTGGTGATGCCGCTGCTGGGAAGGATGCTCGACCGCCTCGGGCCGCGCCGCGCCATGGCCGTGATCGGATGCTGTTTCGGCGGGGTCCTGCTGGCGGCAGGCACCGTCACCGAGGTCGTCGGGCTGACCACGGCGTTCGTCGGCATCCGCATCGGCGGGCAGGGCGCGCTGAGCCTCGCGGCCACCACCGCGGTGGCGGTCTACGTGCACCGGCGCACCGGGCTGGTGATGGGTGTCGTCACGGCGATCGGCACCTCCGCGATCTCGCTCGCCCCGCTGGCGCTGGAGCACCTGATCCGTGATCTCGGTTGGCGCGCGGTGTGGCAGTGGGAAGGGTGCGCCGTCCTCGCCCTGACGCTGCCCGCCGCGCTGCTCGTCCTGCCGAGGCGTGTACGGACGGACGCGGGCACCGCAGCGGGCGTGGGCTCGACCGGGGCGTCGCGCGGGCGCCCACCCGGGACACCCGTCCGAACCGGCGCTCCCGTCCCAGACCGGACGCTGCGCAACGCGGGCCGGACATCGGTCTTCTGGATCGTCATCGGCGGGGCCGCCGTCTGCAGCCTGATCACCACCGCCCTGACCTTCCACCAGGTCTCGTTGCTGGGGGAACGCGGACTGGACGTCGCCGAGGCGGCCGCCAACTTCGTCCCGCAACTGCTCGCGGGACTACTGGCGAGCTTCCTCGTCGGCTGGTCGGCCGATTACATCGGCGACCGCGCACTCGTCGTCGCCGTCATGGTGCTCCTGGCACTCACCACCATCGGCGCCGGATGGGTGCGCCCGGGCTGGAGCGCGCTCGTCTACGGCCTGGCTCTCGGCGCCTGCGTCGGTGGGATCCGCACGTTCAAGGCGGTCGCGTTCCGCGGCTGCGTCGGCCCCGGCCGTCTCGGCGTCCTACGCGGCGCCGTGCACGCGGCCGTCATCGGTGCCTCCGCGATCGGCCCGCTCGTGCTCGCCGTGGGCCGGGGATGGTCGAGTTCGTACCACGGCACGCTCGTCGCGCTCTCCCTGCTGCCCGCCCTGGTCGTCCTCGCGGTGTGCCTGAGCAGACCCGGACATCGGCGCTGA
- a CDS encoding ASCH domain-containing protein, translating to MLTDQELELVRRATAVLDDATVNDNHQVSAAAYDARGAVFTGMNVSHFTGGPCAEPVVIGQAAAAGAAPLTTIVAVLARGMRVIPPCGRCRQQLFDYYPDARAIIRAKNGLESVPITELLPFPYDYLDYAPDGPPPALYVWDHYLDAIRSGTKRSTIRVHDPVAPGPVRLIFEHDDDPATTLTAEVTGVERRTVAELTDQDAELDGFADLGELRSALDSHYPGLVDSTEIDIVRFKTTG from the coding sequence ATGCTGACCGATCAGGAGCTCGAACTGGTGCGGCGGGCGACGGCGGTGCTCGACGACGCCACGGTGAACGACAACCACCAGGTCTCGGCCGCCGCATACGACGCGCGCGGTGCGGTCTTCACCGGGATGAACGTTTCGCACTTCACCGGAGGACCGTGCGCGGAACCGGTGGTGATCGGGCAGGCCGCCGCCGCGGGCGCGGCACCGTTGACGACGATCGTCGCCGTGCTGGCGCGCGGCATGCGGGTCATCCCGCCCTGCGGTCGATGCAGGCAGCAGCTGTTCGACTACTACCCGGACGCGCGGGCGATCATCCGGGCCAAGAACGGGCTGGAGTCGGTACCGATCACCGAGCTGCTCCCGTTCCCATACGACTACCTGGACTACGCACCGGACGGCCCGCCGCCCGCGCTGTACGTGTGGGACCACTACCTGGACGCGATCCGCAGCGGAACCAAGCGCAGCACGATTCGCGTGCACGACCCGGTCGCCCCGGGGCCGGTCCGGCTGATCTTCGAGCACGACGACGATCCGGCGACCACGCTGACCGCCGAAGTGACCGGGGTCGAACGGCGAACCGTCGCTGAGCTCACCGATCAGGACGCGGAGCTGGACGGCTTCGCGGACTTGGGCGAGCTGCGCTCGGCGCTCGACTCGCACTACCCGGGACTGGTCGATTCCACGGAGATCGACATCGTGCGGTTCAAGACCACCGGCTGA
- a CDS encoding acyl-CoA dehydrogenase family protein, translated as MGIDDTPGATWLQALDPRHRELLARTGDVTDACAERADEYDRAAEFPRKDFDDLTAAGLTAATVPREHGGLGLGPLHGDTLPLWLMTKELAKADLSLGRCWEGHTNSVVLIDALASERQRSRWFDGIVRDGATWVAWSGEPQARKPGETTRFGTSITAVDGGWIVEGSKGFATSATGADWAILLINTAGPGGARHADGPAEGLHLLACDLSDPAITVDDSWWDPIGMRATASHVVTFDRVFLPEENLIGEPGAYLHQGWQSAFTPHYAASFLGAAEGAYDYALEYVRRQDKTADPYVQHRVGSMAVNIDTAHLWLAHVARLWDGGHRAEAQRAGNRARHLVEHLALDTVEHCVRACGARSLVRPSPVERILRDLTFYARHDNDDHVLATIGRAALGHTHDSSFFKP; from the coding sequence ATGGGCATCGACGACACCCCGGGGGCGACCTGGCTTCAGGCGCTCGACCCCCGGCACCGCGAGCTGCTCGCACGTACCGGCGACGTCACCGACGCGTGCGCCGAGCGAGCGGACGAGTACGACCGGGCGGCGGAGTTCCCGCGCAAGGACTTCGACGACCTGACCGCGGCCGGTCTGACCGCGGCCACCGTCCCCCGCGAGCACGGCGGGCTCGGTCTCGGCCCGCTCCACGGGGACACGCTCCCGCTCTGGCTGATGACCAAGGAGCTGGCCAAAGCCGACCTCTCCCTCGGCCGTTGCTGGGAAGGGCACACCAACTCGGTCGTGCTCATCGACGCGCTGGCCTCCGAGCGGCAACGGTCCCGCTGGTTCGACGGCATCGTGCGCGACGGTGCGACCTGGGTCGCCTGGAGCGGGGAGCCGCAGGCGCGGAAGCCCGGTGAGACCACGCGGTTCGGCACCAGCATCACCGCGGTCGACGGGGGATGGATCGTGGAGGGCAGCAAGGGCTTCGCCACCAGCGCGACCGGAGCGGACTGGGCCATCCTGCTGATCAACACCGCCGGGCCGGGCGGCGCCCGGCACGCGGACGGCCCGGCCGAGGGGCTGCACCTGCTGGCGTGCGACCTCTCCGACCCCGCGATCACCGTCGACGACTCGTGGTGGGACCCGATCGGGATGCGCGCCACCGCGAGCCACGTGGTCACGTTCGACCGGGTCTTCCTCCCCGAGGAGAACCTCATCGGGGAACCGGGCGCCTACCTGCACCAGGGCTGGCAGAGCGCTTTCACCCCGCACTACGCGGCCAGCTTCCTCGGCGCCGCCGAAGGCGCCTACGACTACGCGCTCGAGTACGTGCGCAGGCAGGACAAGACCGCCGACCCCTACGTGCAGCACCGCGTCGGATCCATGGCGGTCAACATCGACACCGCGCACCTCTGGCTGGCGCACGTCGCCCGGCTCTGGGACGGCGGTCACCGCGCCGAAGCGCAACGCGCCGGCAACCGCGCCCGCCACCTCGTCGAACACCTCGCGCTGGACACGGTGGAGCACTGCGTGCGCGCCTGCGGCGCCCGCAGCCTGGTCCGGCCCAGCCCCGTGGAACGGATCCTGCGCGATCTCACCTTCTACGCACGCCACGACAACGACGACCACGTCCTCGCGACGATCGGGCGGGCGGCACTCGGGCACACCCACGACTCCTCGTTCTTCAAGCCCTGA
- a CDS encoding glycosyltransferase family 2 protein, whose amino-acid sequence MSEPATGEVEVSLLAPAKNEAESLPKLFAEISAAMDAQPRSWELLIVDDGSTDDGWRVISEHAAADPRVRGLRLRRNFGKAAALAAGVAEVRGRLLVTLDADLQDDPSEVPRLLAELDAGADLVSGHKAQRKDPLGKRLPSKFFNWMTGVITGLRLSDHNCGLKAARTEVYRRVPLYGELHRYIPALAHQLGYRVRELPVHHRAREHGKSKYGLERYVRGALDLLTVVALTRYGRRPAHLFGGLGVVAGALGTLILLYLTGVWMFTESPIGTRPLLTLGILLEIFSVQMISTGLLAELVLHRTGRDEDVTDLVADSTVPARSAA is encoded by the coding sequence ATGAGCGAACCCGCGACCGGCGAGGTCGAGGTCTCGTTGCTGGCTCCGGCGAAGAACGAGGCCGAGAGCCTGCCGAAGCTGTTCGCCGAGATCAGTGCCGCGATGGACGCTCAGCCGCGCAGCTGGGAGCTGTTGATCGTCGACGACGGCAGCACCGACGACGGCTGGCGCGTCATCAGCGAGCACGCCGCGGCGGATCCGCGCGTTCGGGGGCTGCGGTTGCGGCGCAACTTCGGCAAAGCGGCCGCGCTGGCCGCCGGTGTGGCCGAGGTCCGCGGGCGGCTGCTGGTCACCCTGGACGCGGACCTGCAGGACGATCCCTCGGAGGTGCCGCGGCTGCTCGCCGAGCTCGACGCGGGAGCCGACCTGGTCAGCGGGCACAAGGCGCAGCGCAAGGACCCGCTGGGCAAGCGGCTGCCGTCGAAGTTCTTCAACTGGATGACCGGCGTGATCACCGGCCTGCGGCTGTCGGATCACAACTGCGGCCTCAAGGCGGCCCGCACCGAGGTCTATCGGCGGGTGCCGCTGTACGGCGAGCTGCACCGCTACATCCCGGCGCTGGCTCACCAGCTGGGCTACCGGGTCCGGGAGCTTCCGGTGCACCACCGGGCGCGCGAGCACGGCAAGTCGAAGTACGGACTGGAGCGCTACGTGCGCGGTGCGCTGGACCTGCTGACGGTGGTGGCGCTGACCCGCTACGGGCGGCGGCCCGCGCACCTGTTCGGCGGGCTCGGTGTGGTCGCCGGTGCGCTCGGCACCTTGATTCTGCTGTACCTGACCGGGGTGTGGATGTTCACCGAGAGCCCGATCGGGACCCGGCCGCTGTTGACGCTGGGCATCCTGCTGGAGATCTTCTCGGTGCAGATGATCTCCACCGGTCTGCTCGCCGAGCTCGTGCTGCACCGGACCGGGCGGGATGAGGACGTCACCGACCTCGTCGCGGACAGCACGGTGCCCGCGCGCTCCGCCGCCTGA
- a CDS encoding PepSY domain-containing protein, which translates to MVTSTGQPARPEEEPQHTRPNDATDVPGATTPRSGVAALARRVHFLAGLAVAPFLVIMCLTGLANAFTPQIVDAVHGRELYAETEDGPTQAVSGQVAAAVAAHPEGTVTAVIPPSAPDRTTQVVLSVPGLPDTDAFSDEDLTVYVDPYTDQVQGELITVKNRPPAQTWLRHAHGNLHLGPPGRIYSEFATSWVPIVVVGGLVLWAARRRSRGAPPSSRPATTTETRLRGLHGWLGLCLSVGLVVLAITGFSQSNYVGDRVDQLFEAVDSSEPSLEAGKVAVPPGATPIDVDSVLRVAGAEGLRGELTVTPPAEPGEVFQAEETGVGWPVQRDALAVDPYTGRITERVAFADHPLPAKLNIAGVQLHDGTLFGVANQVVVVLLALGTLVLVVLAYRMWWNRRNDTGLPPAPRPVWRSLPRTALVVLMLGTALLAWAMPVLGVSLIGFLLLDALLGAARRRSRPRT; encoded by the coding sequence ATGGTGACATCCACCGGCCAACCAGCACGTCCGGAGGAAGAACCGCAGCACACCCGGCCGAACGATGCCACGGACGTTCCCGGCGCCACGACACCCCGCTCCGGGGTGGCCGCGCTCGCCCGGCGGGTGCATTTCCTCGCAGGGCTCGCGGTGGCGCCGTTCCTGGTCATCATGTGTCTCACCGGCCTGGCCAACGCGTTCACGCCGCAGATCGTCGACGCCGTGCACGGGCGGGAGCTCTACGCCGAGACCGAGGACGGGCCGACGCAGGCCGTGTCGGGTCAGGTCGCGGCCGCCGTGGCGGCACATCCGGAGGGGACAGTCACGGCGGTCATCCCGCCGTCCGCCCCGGACCGCACGACCCAGGTCGTCTTGTCGGTGCCCGGCCTCCCGGACACCGACGCGTTCTCCGACGAGGACCTCACGGTCTACGTCGATCCCTACACCGACCAGGTCCAGGGCGAGCTCATCACGGTCAAGAACCGCCCGCCGGCCCAGACCTGGCTGCGGCACGCCCACGGCAACCTGCACCTCGGCCCACCGGGACGGATCTACTCCGAGTTCGCGACCAGCTGGGTCCCGATCGTCGTCGTGGGCGGCCTCGTCCTGTGGGCCGCCCGGCGACGCAGCCGCGGTGCACCCCCGTCGTCCCGCCCGGCCACGACGACGGAGACGCGCCTGCGGGGCCTGCACGGCTGGTTGGGTCTGTGCCTGAGCGTCGGGCTGGTGGTCCTCGCGATAACCGGCTTCTCCCAGTCCAACTACGTGGGCGACCGCGTGGACCAGCTGTTCGAGGCCGTCGACTCCAGCGAGCCGAGTCTTGAGGCCGGAAAGGTCGCCGTCCCGCCGGGGGCGACGCCGATCGACGTCGACAGCGTGCTGCGCGTCGCGGGTGCCGAAGGTCTTCGCGGGGAACTGACCGTCACCCCTCCCGCCGAACCGGGCGAGGTGTTCCAGGCCGAGGAGACCGGTGTGGGCTGGCCCGTGCAGCGCGACGCTCTCGCGGTCGACCCCTACACCGGGCGGATCACCGAACGCGTCGCGTTCGCCGACCACCCGCTGCCGGCCAAGCTCAACATCGCCGGTGTCCAGCTGCACGACGGCACGCTGTTCGGCGTCGCCAACCAGGTCGTCGTGGTCCTGCTCGCCCTCGGCACGCTGGTGCTGGTCGTCCTCGCCTACCGGATGTGGTGGAACAGGCGGAACGACACGGGCCTCCCACCCGCGCCACGGCCGGTCTGGCGATCGCTCCCGAGAACGGCTCTGGTCGTCCTGATGCTCGGCACCGCGCTGCTCGCCTGGGCCATGCCCGTCCTCGGCGTCAGCCTGATCGGCTTCCTCCTGCTCGACGCACTGCTCGGAGCAGCGCGGCGCCGCAGCCGTCCGCGCACCTGA